The Girardinichthys multiradiatus isolate DD_20200921_A chromosome 24, DD_fGirMul_XY1, whole genome shotgun sequence genome has a window encoding:
- the pln gene encoding cardiac phospholamban gives MERVQHMTKSAIRRASQIEVTPQAKRNLQELFVNFTLILICLLLIYIIVLLSS, from the coding sequence ATGGAGCGCGTCCAGCACATGACCAAGTCGGCCATCCGTCGAGCATCTCAGATCGAGGTGACCCCCCAGGCCAAGAGGAACCTGCAGGAGCTGTTTGTCAACTTCACACTCATCCTCATCTGTCTGCTTCTCATTTACATCATCGTCCTCCTGAGCAGCTGA